The following DNA comes from Occultella kanbiaonis.
CTCCTGATGGCCAGATCGACGTCGCGCAGCGCCCGGATCGGCGCCCCGCCGGTCTCGTACGTGCAGCTGAGCGCCGTGGTGCTGAGCGCAACGGTTTCGAGTGCTGGGGCAGTCATGCCATCCTCCGGTGTGAATGGTCGTTTGAAACGAACGTTTACATTGCCGAGAGATAGAGTACGTCCCATGGGCCATCGCGACAACCTCCTCCTGGCGGCGCGCAACTGCCTGCTCAGAAAGGGCTACGCGGCGACGACCGTGCGCGATCTCGTCGAGGAGAGCGGCGCCAACCAGGCCTCGATCAACTACCACTTCCGGTCGAAGGACCGGCTTCTGAACCAGGCGCTGTTCGAGCTCAACAGGGAGTGGGGGGCGCTTCTGTTCGAAGCGCTCGGCGTGGATCCGACCCGGGAGTCGCCGTCCGGTACGCCTCCGGACGAACGCGGGGTCGTCGAGCTCTGGAATCGCGTGATCGGGTCGATCCGTTCGAACGAGCAACTGTGGTTCGTGAACTTCGAGTCGGTCTCATTCGTCCAGCACGATCCTGAGATCCGGCAGATGAACGCCGACGGCCAGGCTGCGTCCCGCACTGCGCTCGCCCTGGCGTTCGCCGGTCTTGGCAAGGACAGCGATCCCGCCCGGCGGCGTGCGGTGGGGTCGCACTACTACTCGCTGCTCGTCGGGCTGGCCCTGCAGCTCCTGACCGATCCTGACCACGCCCCGACCGCAGCCGAGATCGTAGCGACGGACTCGGGCGTGCACCCCGCCCCGTGAGGCGAGGGACCGCTTGCGCTGCATCGCCGATGCAGGGCCCGGGGACCGCGCACCAGACGCCGACGGCCCCGGCGACAAGCGCCGGGGCCGAGCGGAGTGCTTCTGTGCGGGTCGGGCTCAGCGGAGCTCGGTGACCTGCACGTGGTCCATGTCGTCGAAGGACTGGTTCTCCCCGGCCATCGCCCACACGAACGAGTAGGCGCTGGTGCCGACACCGGAGTGCACCGACCAACTCGGGGAGATGACTGCCTGTTCGTTGGCGATCACGATGTGGCGGCTCTCGGTGGGCTCACCCATGAGGTGCAGCACCCGCGCGTCCTCGGGGAGGTCGAAGTAGAGGTAGGCCTCCATGCGCCGGTCGTGGGTGTGCGCCGGCATGGTGTTCCACATGCTGCCCTCGTGCAGGGTGGTCACGCCCATCACCACCTGGCAGGACCGCACGCCGTCGGCATGGATGTACTGGTTCAGGGTGCGCCGGTTCGAGGTGCGCTGCTCGCCGAGTTCGCGCACGTTGCCCTCGCCGGCGCGGACCAGGGTGGTCGGGTAGGTCGTGTGCGCGGGCGCGGAGAACCCGTAGAACCGGGCCGGTGTCGCGGTGTCGGACGACGCGAACGTCACGTGCTCGGCGCCCCGGCCCACGTACAGGCAGGCGCCGTGACCGAGTTCGTACGCTGCGCCGTCGACCGTCACGGTGCCGGAGGCACCGACGTTCACGATGCCGATCTCGCGCCGAACGAGGAAGTGCTCGGCGCGCAGTTCTGCCGGCGCGACCAGGCCGATCGGCCGGTCCGTCGGCATCGCGCCGACCAGGACCACGCGGTCGTGGTGGGAGTACGTCACGCTCACCTCCCCCGGCTGGAAGAGGTCCTCGACGAGGAACCGGCGGCGGAGCGCGTCGGTGTCGAGCGAGGGAATCTCGGTGGGCGAGGTGGCGTAACGGATGTCCACTTCAGGAGCCTGCTTTCATGTGGCTCGACGGCGGTGCGCCGCCGGGAACGGCTGACCGGTCAGCGGGCGGCGCGGCCGGTCTGAAGAACCTCGGGGTTGAGGATGTTGCGGGGGCGCTTGCCCGCCACGACGTCGACGGCGTTCTCGGCCGTGCGGCGCTTCAATTCGGAGTAGGACTCCTCGGTGTAGAAGGCGGCGTGCGGGGTGAGGATCACGTTGTCGAACCGGGTCAGCGGGTGCTCGGCCCCGATCGGCTCCTCCTCCAGCACGTCGATCCCGGCCGCGTGCAGGCGTCCGGACTCCAGTGCCGCGACGAGCGCCGCGGAGTCCACCACGCCGCCGCGCGCGGTGTTGACCAGGACCGCGCCCGGCTTCATCGCCGAGAACGCAGCGCCGTCGAGCAGGTGCAGGCTCGCGGCGTCGAGCGGCGTGTGCACCGTGATGACATCGGACTCTGCGAGCAACTGCTCACGCGAGACTGCGAGCCAGCCCTCCGGGCGGACCTCCCCGGGGCTGAACAGCACGTCGTGGACGAGCACCGTGAACCCGAGCGCGGCGGCCTTGCGGGCCGTCGCGGACCCGATCCGGCCGCACCCGAGGACGCCGACCGTCTGGTTCGAGAACTGCCGGATCGGCAGGGCGGGGCCGAGGTCGTGCTCGCCGCGTCGGATGCCCCGGTCGAGGTTCACCAGACCGCGGATGGTGCCCAGGATGAGCGCGATCGCGTGGTCGGAGACCGCCTCGGTGCCGTAGTCGGGCACGTTGCAGACGGCCACGCCGAGTTCCGTGGCTGCCTCGATGTCGACCGTGTCCACGCCGACGCCGTAGCGGCTGATCACCTTGACGTCCGGCAGCGCCTCGAGGACCTCGCGGGTGATCTTGGC
Coding sequences within:
- a CDS encoding TetR/AcrR family transcriptional regulator, whose product is MGHRDNLLLAARNCLLRKGYAATTVRDLVEESGANQASINYHFRSKDRLLNQALFELNREWGALLFEALGVDPTRESPSGTPPDERGVVELWNRVIGSIRSNEQLWFVNFESVSFVQHDPEIRQMNADGQAASRTALALAFAGLGKDSDPARRRAVGSHYYSLLVGLALQLLTDPDHAPTAAEIVATDSGVHPAP
- the kduI gene encoding 5-dehydro-4-deoxy-D-glucuronate isomerase — protein: MDIRYATSPTEIPSLDTDALRRRFLVEDLFQPGEVSVTYSHHDRVVLVGAMPTDRPIGLVAPAELRAEHFLVRREIGIVNVGASGTVTVDGAAYELGHGACLYVGRGAEHVTFASSDTATPARFYGFSAPAHTTYPTTLVRAGEGNVRELGEQRTSNRRTLNQYIHADGVRSCQVVMGVTTLHEGSMWNTMPAHTHDRRMEAYLYFDLPEDARVLHLMGEPTESRHIVIANEQAVISPSWSVHSGVGTSAYSFVWAMAGENQSFDDMDHVQVTELR
- a CDS encoding C-terminal binding protein; amino-acid sequence: MRIVVTDCDHATLEIERDVVAAAGGEFTLNQTNAPADVIAGAQGADGLIVQYAKITREVLEALPDVKVISRYGVGVDTVDIEAATELGVAVCNVPDYGTEAVSDHAIALILGTIRGLVNLDRGIRRGEHDLGPALPIRQFSNQTVGVLGCGRIGSATARKAAALGFTVLVHDVLFSPGEVRPEGWLAVSREQLLAESDVITVHTPLDAASLHLLDGAAFSAMKPGAVLVNTARGGVVDSAALVAALESGRLHAAGIDVLEEEPIGAEHPLTRFDNVILTPHAAFYTEESYSELKRRTAENAVDVVAGKRPRNILNPEVLQTGRAAR